Within Gemmatimonadota bacterium, the genomic segment TACCGGCTCGATCCAGGGCGTGGCGCTGAAGCAAGCCGATGGCCTCAACAATCTCCGAAGCAGCGGGTCGACCCGAAATCGGGGCGACATTGGTGATCCCTATCCCGGGTCGACCGGCAATACCACGTGGTCGTTGACCACCACCCCGGCGTCCCGGTCGAATTTTGGAGAATACGCGGGCTTCATCGTGGACCGGATCGAGGCGTTGCCAAGCCAAGTCATCCGGTTTCGGTTTCTTCGCCGGAATCCGTCGGTGGTGCGCTCGACCCTTCCCGGCGCCTCGGTCCGGGTCAATGACCAGCTCTGGGGCCGATTTGAAGACGTGATTGCCCAGGGCGAGGCGTTGCGGCTCGACGCTGACTCGGTTCAGGAGGTGTTCACCGGCCGGACCCGAGGGCGGTTCCTGGCCTGGAGCATCGGCGGGCCGCGGCGCCAAGTTGTCATCAGCGGCGTGAAGCCAGATACCATCTCGGCGACCTTTGCTGCCGATCATCGCCTCCAGGTGGTCCGAACGGGTGTCGGGCAGGGAACGGTCACCGCCAACCAAACCGGCGACCTCACGGCCGGGTTCTTTCTGACGGAGGGGACGCCGGCGGTGCTGACGGCGCTTCCGGCCGCCGGATCGCTGTTCGTCGGCTGGCGGGGTGATACGACGATCGCCATCCCGACGATCACCGTCTCAATGGGACGGCCCTATGATCTCGAAGCGACGTTCATCGTGGAGCTGGACGTGCCGGTCGCCGACGCCACCACGGAAATCCTCGGCACCGCTAGGCTGACGAGCGACCAGAAGGAGTTCCTCGATCAACTGGGGAATCGGAACGGGGTCTACGATATCGGCGATTTGTTGTCGTTGTTGAGGCGAAAGGGCCAAGTACCGTCGCCCGAGTTGCTCCGGGCCATCGCCACGAAGGGGGCCTGAGATGAGACGCTCAATTGGCGGGGCCGTTCTGATCGGACTGTTGGCGGGTTGCGGCGGTAAGGACGGGCCCGAGCCCACCAAGCCGGTGGCCGGCGATCTGACGGTCGCCTACACGGGTCCGAGCCAGACCGACGGGGCGCTCTTGTTGGTCGTGACCGGGGTGATTTCGGAGGTCAAGGCGGTGGGCGGGTACCAAGTGGCGTCGGCGCCGCTCGGACCGACCACCACGCGGGTGGTGGTGCTTGGCACCCTCAGCGCCGGGGATCTCTTCAAGATTCGAGTCAGCGACGTCAACACCGGATCGGCCTACAGCGCCCGGGTCGATCAAGCCGCGGACCGCCTGACGTTCGCCCTGAATGACCCGCTCGGGTACTCCGCGGTCGTTCGCAAGTAGCGGTCAATGGAACGCCGCGAATTCATTCGAGTAGCCGCCGGCGTCGGCGCCGGACTCACGCTGGCGGTGTCGCTCGACGGATGTTCCGAACCCGCCCCCTCATCGACGGCCGCGTTCGCGCCTAACGCCTGGATTCGGATCGGCCCGGACGGTGTGGTCACGGTCATGGTCGACCGGTCCGAGATGGGGCAGGGCATCAGTACGGCTCTCCCGATGCTCGTGGCCGAGGAGCTCGATGCTGATTGGGGGTTGGTGCGATACCAATTCGCGCCGGCGAATGAGGCCTATTACAACCCAATCATGAAGATTCAGGCTACCGGCGGAAGCACGTCGGTGCGGGCCGCCTGGGGGCCGCTGCGGCAGGCGGGCGCGACGGCGAGGGCCATGCTGATCGGGGCGGCCGCGGCCGAGTGGAAGGTCCGGCCTGAGGAGTGCGGGACCGAAGCAGGTTTTGTCGTCCACGCCGGGTCGGGCCGTCGGGCCGGCTATGGAGCGCTGGTGGAGGCGGCTGCCGGTCTTCCGGTTCCTGCGGCGGTGACGCTCAAGAAGTCGAGTGAGTTCCGGTTGATCGGCCAGCCGCTTCGGCGGCTCGATCTGCTGGACAAGGTGACCGGCCGAGCGGTATTCGGGTCCGATGCCGGCCCGCGGGACGCGTTGGTGGCCGTGATCGCCCGGAGTCCGACGCTCGGCGGCAAGCTGGTGACCTACGATCCGATCGGTGCCCTGGCGGTTCCCGGGGTGAAGCAGGTATTCCCGACCACCAGCGGGGTTGCGGTGGTGGCCACCACGTTCTGGGCCGCCCGGACCGGACGAAACGCCCTCAAAGTCCTCTGGAACGAGGGGGCCGCAGCGGCGTTGAGCGATGCCACCATCTCGGAGGAACTCGATACCCTGATCGCGTCCGGGGGGCGGCTGGCGGAATCGGCGGGCGACCTCGCGTCGGTGGTGCCCGCCACGCTGCTCGAGGCGGTGTTCGATGTGCCGTATCTGGCCCATGCCACCATGGAGCCGATGAACTGTACCGCGGATGTTCGGGCTGACGGCGTCACCGTCTGGGCGCCGACTCAGTTTCAGGCCGCGCCGAGCTTTATGGCGGGCGGGGGGGCCCGAGGAGTCGCCGCCAGTATTGCGGGAGTGCCGGTCGATCAGGTCGAGATCCACACGACCCACCTGGGGGGCGGCTTCGGGCGTCGGTCGGAAGTTGATTTCGTCCGAGAGGCCGTCGAAGTGTCCAAGTCGGTCAAGGCACCGGTCCGGGTGGTGTGGACGCGGGAAGACGATATGCAACACGACTTCTTCCGCCCGATCGCCAGGCATGCCATCGCCGCGGGTCTCGATGCCACCGGCGCTCCGGTCCTGTGGAGGCACATCGTGGCGTCGCCATCGATCTTCGCCAAGTTCTTGCCGAGCGTCGTGCCTGAGTGGATGGCGCACTTGGCTGGCCCGCTCAAGGGCGGGGTCGACCAAAGCGCGATGGAGGGCGCGGTCGACATGGCCTATCCGGTTCCGAACCGGGAGTTTCGATACGCCGAGGCCCGGTTCCCGGTGCCGGTCGGGTATTGGCGCTCGGTTGGCCATACTCACACCGCGTTCGCGGTTGAGTGCATGATCGACGAACTCGCGGCGGCTGCCGGCCGGGACCCGGTGGCCTTCCGTCGCCTTCTCCTCGCGGATGCGCCTCGCCATCGGGCGGTCCTGGACCTCGCGGCGGAGCAGTCCGGCTGGGGCACCCCGCTTCCGGCCGGTCGGTTTCGGGGGGTGGCGGTGCATGAGTCCTTCGGGAGCTGGGTGGCTCAGGTGGCGGAGGTCAGCGTCACCGGGAGCGTGGTTCGGGTGCACCGGGTGGTCTGTGCGGTCGATTGCGGGACGGTCGTCAATCCGGATACGGTCCGGGCCCAGATGGAAGGCGGCATTGTCTACGGGCTCACCGCCGCGCTCAAGGGACGCATTTCGATCCAGGGCGGTAAGGTCAAACAGACCAATTTCCACGACTATCCGATGCTTCGAATGTCGGAGATGCCGGTCATCGACGTGCATATCGTGTCGAGCCCATTTGACCCGGGCGGGGTCGGCGAGCCGGCCACCCCCCCCATTGCCCCGGCCGTGGCCAACGCGGTCTTTGCCGCGACCGGCCGCCGGGTCCGCTCGCTGCCAATCACGGTGCTTCCCGCGACGTAGCCCACTCGCCGCCGCCTAAGGGCAACCCCGCGGGTCAGGCAGGGGCTGCCTTGGCCGCCCCGCTGGTCGCCACTGCCGGCTCCCGGTCGGCGACGAGTTCTTCGCCGGGATTGGTAAACCGGTCCTGCTCGATCCGATGCTGCTTCTCGTACAACTGAAGGTACCGGCCACCCGCCGCCAATAACTCGGTGTGGGTCCCGCGCTCAACGATCTGACCCCCTTCGATCACGAGGATCTGGTCCGCGCTGATGATCGTGCTCATCCGATGGGCGATGACGAACGTGGTGCGACCGGTCCGCAAGGCCTTGAGCCCGCTCTGGATCAGGGCTTCGCTTTCGCTGTCGAGGCTCGAGGTGGCCTCGTCGAGCAGGAGAATCGAGGGCTCGGCCAAGATGGCCCGGGCAATCGCGACCCGCTGCCGCTGACCACCGGACAGGCGGACGCCCCGTTCCCCGACGATCGTATCATACTGGTCCGCAAACCCCTGAATAAACTCGTCACAGTGGGCGATCTTGCTGACTTGAATCACGTCCTCCCGCTTGGCGTCGGGCCGCGAAAAGCGGATGTTGTCGGCCACCGTTCCGTCAAACAGAAAATTGTCTTGGAGCACGATGCCGAGGTGGGCCCGGTAGTCGCGGAGCTTGAGCCCCGCCAGATCCTGTCCGTCGATCGTGATCCGCCCTTTGGTCGGGCGATTGAACGCCATGACCAGGCCCATCAGGGTGCTCTTGCCCGAACCGCTCGATCCAACCAACGCCGTCGTCGTGCCGGTGGGAACCTGAAACGAAATGCCTCTGAGGACCGGCACCCCCGGATTGTACTCGAACCAGACGTCCTCGAAGGCGACTCGGCCGGTGATCGCGCCGATCGGCGACCGTTCGGCATCCTCGTCGTCCTCGGTGGCCATCGACTTGAGTTCGCGAATCCGATCCAGCCCCGCGAAGGCTTCACTGAACTGGGTTCCGATCGACGCCAGTTGAACCAGCGGAAAGGCCATCATGCCGGTGAACAAGGCATAGGTGAAGTAGTCGCCGATGGTCATCCGGCCGGCCAGGACGCTGCCGCCTCCGACCACGATCATCAAGGCTCCGATCACGCCGACGACCAGGGCTGAACCGGCCCCCACGGCGGACACGCCCGTCATGGTCGTGGCCACGTTCCGGAACATCTTGTGAACGCCCTTGGTGAACACCCACTCTTCGCGGCGCTCCGCGACGTATGACTTGACGACTCGGATGCCGCCGAGGGTCTCGGTCAGCCGCCCGGTGACGTCGGCGTTGAGTTTGCCGCGTTCCCGGAACAAGGGCCGGAGTCTTGTGAAGGCGAGCGCCATGCCGCCGCCGAACAGGAGCAACACGATCAGGGTCACGGCGGTCAACTGCCAGTTCAGAGCGAACAACACGCCGAGCACGATCACCGCCGTCACCAACCCGCCGGTAATCTGGACCAGCCCGGTACCGACCAAATTGCGGATTCCTTCGGCGTCGTTCATGATCCGGCTCACCAACTGGCCGGTCTGCGTGGCGTCAAAGGCCCGAATCGGAAGCCGGACCACGTGCTCCATGACGCTCCGCCGCATGTCGGTGATGGCTCGCTGGGCGGCCACGCCAAGGATTCGGGTGAGTGCAAAGCTGGTAATCGACTGAATCAGGGTGGCCACAGCCACCGCCGCCGCGATCAACCACAGGCGATCACCGTGGTCAGGCGGAAGCAGGCGGGCCCAGACGCCGGCGACTCCGGTTGGCACCAAGACATAGTCGATCAGGACTTTGGGACTGGCCGGCAGCACCAACCCGACCACCCGGCTGATCAGCATCAGGCCCATGCCCAGGGCGATCCGGTGCCGATGCTTCCAGATCAGCGCCTTGGCCTCGGGCCAAGCGGCCTTGTAGTCGACCTTTTTCTTCTTCGGAGGCGGGTTCATTCAGCGGGCCGATCGCATCTGTTCGACTCGATCCTTGAGGCGCCCAAACATCTCGCGGCCGGCCTCGGTCTCGGTGGCGATCCACTCGGTGTTCCGAAGGAAACGGGCGCCGCTTCCTCCGGCCCGCACTTCCGTCAGCCACGGCCAGACTTTGGCGAGGATGATCAACCCTTCGCCACCGGCGGAGTCGGCCATGTATTCCGAATGGACGATGCCGTGCCGGGCCATCCCATACACCAACTCCCAGTAGCTCGTGACCTGGCGGAACATTCCGTTTTGCGGATGGCTCCACGCGGCGATGGCCGTGACGTCGTCGAGGCTCTTGGGCCACCAGTCCATTACGATGGCCTTGCGGGCCTCTCGGAGGACCGGCTCACGGCGGAGGTCGTAGGCGCGGAGCACCAACTCCGCGTCATGGTGGTCGGGATACTCTTTGATCATCGGAACCTCATGGAGTGTGCTTCGGCGCCAGCGGCGGGGCGGCCGCCGGATCAAGGTTCCGGTGAGCAGCCTTCTTGGCGCCGAAGAACCGAGCCCTGGTCTCGTGGAGGACCTCGTAGAAGGTCGGCACAACTAACAGCGTCAGCAAGGTCGACGTGATCACCCCGCCTATGATGGCCACGCCGAGCGGGGACCGGAACTGCGAGCCCTCGCCTGTCCCCAGCGCGATCGGAATCATGCCGGCGATCAGCGCGACGGTCGTCATCATGATTGGCCGGAGCCGGATCCCGCCGGCCTCGATCAGGGCATCCCGGATCGAGAGACCCTTTTCCTCCTGGGCCCACTTGGCGAAGTCAATCAGCAGAATCGCGTTCTTGGCCACGATCCCCATCAACAGGATGACGCCGATCAGGCTCATGATATTAATGGTGTAATTCGCCAAGGAAAGCGACAGGAAGACCCCAATCAGGGACAAGGGCAGGGACGCCATGATGGCCAGGGGGTCGAGGAATGACCCGAACTGCATCACGAGCACCAGGTACATCAGCAAGACGGCGACGCCCAGTGCAAAAAAGATGCTTCCGAAGGCCTCGTCCTGGCCCTCCTGGTCGCCACCCGTGGCGATCTCGACTCCCGGCGGGAGATCGAGTGCCTGGAGCTTGACCTGTGCGTCGGCCATCACTTCTCCGGTCGAGCGGCCGGCGACGTTCCACTCGACGGCGACGTTGTTGTCACGGTTCAAGTGGTTGATGACGGCGGGGCCGATGCTTTGGCGGATCTCCGCCACCTGACCGAGGGGAATCGTCACGGGCCCGTTCGGTCCAGCCACCACCAAGGGCAGTTGGGCAAGATCGGTGATTCGTTCGCGATACTCGGGGGCCAGGCGAATCCGGACGTCCCGGGTCTCGCCGCTCGGGTCGACCCAGTCGCCGGCGTCGATGCCGGCGAACGCGGGGCGGATCGATAGCGCCACCTGCCCTACGGTAACGCCCAGACTGCCGGCAAGGCCGCGGTTGAGCTCGACATTGACCTCGGGCTTCTGGCCCTTCGTCGAGAGCGACAGGTCGACCACGTTCGGGACCTGTGCGACGATCGACTTCACTTGCTCCGCCACGGCATTGAGCACCGCGCCGTCCTCGCCCCGGATGTTGAGCGCGAGTTGTTTCCGGCCGCCGTTGAAATCACTGGTATAGACCGAGGTCGTGAACCCGGTGGTGGCCTTGACCGAGTCCCGGACCACGGCGGCGATGTCGTCGGCGCTTCGGTCCCGGTCCTTTTTGGGAGTTAGGCGCACGAAGATCGTGCCGGCGTCCACCGACCCGGTGGCGCCGTCGCCAATCGTGCTATAGGTGTAGCGGACCTCGGGGACGCTGCGGGCGATCCGCTCGACCATCCCGGCTTTTTGGCGGGTGTAGAGGAGGCTCGAGCCGGGAGGGGTTTCCACCTTGATGTTAAACTCGGACCGGTCATCGATGGGAAAGAATCCGAAGCCGACCTTCTTGTAAGTCGGCGCGACCTGGACCAGGGCGACTGAGATGCCGATCCCGACGGCCGTACCGAGGATCTTGGTGGGCCACGCTGCCCGTCCGGCGGCCCACGCCGCAATGCTGACGCCGATCAATGCGCCGAGCAGGGCAAGGAGCCCCTTTGACGGCAGCGTGAACGCCGCGAAGAAGGTTCCCACCGTCAGGACCAGCATCGATAGCCGGTGGTCGAGGGCCCAGGCCACCACTCGGCGGTAGCCGTTTGCCTGCCGGTTGAACCAGAGGTTGAACCAGTCCAACTGGCGGGTGATCCAGCCGCGCTTCTCGGGTGGAACGTACGGGTCGGGCCAGTAGGCCGAAAGCATCGGGTCGAGTGAGAACGACACCAGCAACGATACCGCCACCGCGCACGCAATCGTCAGCGCGAACGGCTTCATCCACTGTTCGGTCAAGCCGCCTTGGAAAGCGACCGGAATGAACACGGCGAGCAAGGAGAAAGTCGTTGCTGTCACGGCCAAGCCGATCTCGTCGGTGCCTTCATGGGCGGCTCGAAAATGGTCTTTGCCCATCTCGACGTGCCGGACGATGTTCTCCCGCACCACGATGGCGTCGTCGATCAGAATCCCGATGGCGAGCGACAATCCGAGCAACGACATCGTGTTGAGCGTAAAGCCGAAGGCCCAGACCGCAATGAACGACGCCAACACGGACACCGGTAAGGCGAGTCCGGTGATCACCGTCGACCGCCAGGAGTTGAGGAACACGAACACCACCAGCACCGTCAGCAGGGCACCCTCGAGCAGGGCCTTCTCCACCTCCCACACGGAGCTCTCGACCCGCTCGCCCGAATTGCGAATGACCTCGAGCTTCACGCTCTCCGGCAGACGGTGCTTCACCCGCTCGATCCGTTCCAAGAGCCGGCTACTCACTTCGGTAGTGCTGTACCCCTGGGATTTCTTGATGTCGATCCCGACGGCCTCGACTCCGTCGAACAACGCCACGCTTCGCTGTTCCTCGAACCCGTCGCGGACGGTGGCCAGCTCCCCAAGGCGAATGACCCGGCCCTGGCGCTCGACGACCACGATTTGAGCGAACTCCGCCGGACTCTCGAGCCGCCCCTTGAGCCGGATCGAGCGTTCCGCATCGCCGGATCCGAGCCGCCCCACCGGGGCCGCGATGTTCTGGGCTTGAATGGCCTGAACTACTTGTCCAACGCTTACCCCAGTGGCCTGAAGGGCTTGCGGTTGAAGTTCGATGGTCAGCTCGCGGTCCTGCTTTCCAGCGACCGTGACCTCGGCGACGCCGGCGATCGAGCGGAGTTCGCGGGTAACCCCCGGGTCGGCGAGCCGGGTCAGTTCACCCGAGGAGAGAGTGACCGAGGAAAGGGCAAGCGACACGATTGGCCGATCGGTGTCGTTGAATTTCTTGATGATCGGCTCTTCCATTTCCCGGGGAAGGTCGTTCCGGATCGTGGAAATGGCGTCGCGAATGTCCTGGGTGGCTTCGCCCAGTGGTTTGTCGAACTGGAATTCAACCAAGACGCGTCCGAACCCGTCCTCAGCGGCCCCGATCACTCGCTTGACGCCCGCGATCCCGGCGATGGCCTCTTCGACCGGATCGAGGACCTCCTTCTCGACGCCATCGGGCGAGGCGCCCGGATAGATGAGGGCGACGGTCACGAACGGCGGATTGATCTCGGGAAACTCGTCGGTCTTGAGCCGGAGCAAGGCAAAGATGCCGAACACCACCAGCGACATCATGGCGACGATCGTGATGACCGGCCGCCGAATCGCAAAATCAGAAATGATCATCGTCGTCTCCGGGTCAGTTGCTCCCGGCCCGTTCGGCCGGAGCGGAGGGACGGACCTTGGTACCGGATTGGAGGCCGCGCGCCGACCCGATCACGACCGTGTCGCCGACGGCGAGGCCGCTGGTGATCTCGATCCGGTCGATCGTCTGGTCTTCGATGCCGAGGGCCACTTCGAGTCGCTGGGCCATGCCGCCATGGATTCTCGTCACCGTGGGGCGGATCCCGCGGCGATCAACCGCCGAACTCGGTACCACCAGGCCCGTCCGGGATTCGACGGCGACGCGCCCTTGGGCAAAGACTCCCGCTACCAAGCGACCGGCCTGGTTGGGAAGGGTGACCGTGATCCGTACCTGCCGGGTGGCCGGATCGACCGCTGGGTTGATCCGGCTGATCTTGCCGTCGAAGGTCCGGTCGCCGTAGCCGTCGATCGTGAAGCCGACCGGCGTGCCGACCGTCAGACGGCCGACGGCCGCCACCGGGACTTGGGCTTCGAGCCGGAGGCTCGACGGGTCGACGACGGAAAACAGGGGATTGCCGGCGGAGACATTGTCGCCGGCGTTGACGTTGCGTTCACTGACGATCCCGTTCAGCGGCGACCGGATCCGGGTATACCCCAGTTGCTTCTTGGCACTGGCCAGACGGGCCGTGGCCTCAGCCTCGGCGCCCTCCGCATTCATGACCGACCACCGGGACTGTTCCAGTTCCCGCTCGGCGACGGCCCCCGCCTGGGCCAATTTCCCCGACCGCTCGACGTTTCTTCTCGCGACCACGAGGGCCTCGGTGGCCGTCCGCAGTCCGGTTTGGGCCGACAACACCTGGTCACGAATCGCATCGTCGTTGAGGCGCCCAAGTGCTTGCCCCACTCGTACGGCCTGTCCCTCGTCCGCGAGCGCCTCCACGACGATGCCGGGCACCTCGGCCCGAATCGTGGCCGACCGCGCCGCGGTCAGCGTTCCGGATATCGCCGGTCCGTTCTGGAGGGTTCGCGATTCGGCGACGAACAGGTCTTCCGGTCCGAGCAGCACGGGCGCTGCTTCGGTGTAGGCGCTGTCACCGGCGCCGGCCTTACCGCAGCCCGCGAGGGCCGTGACCGCTATGGTCACCATCGTGGAGCGGAGCAACACAGGGAATCTCATGGGAACGTCTGACCTCCGGTGGAAGCCGGCTGGGCCGCCTGGGGGCGGCTCGATTGAGTGCGGGTTGCGGGAGCGGCCTCGGGGGCGCCTCCGAGCGGCAGATCGGCCAACAAGGCCACCCGGACCCGGGCAATCTGGAGATCGCGTGCCGCTTGGGCCCGATTGACCTCGGCCTGTTGAAGGGCGATCCGCGAGTCGAGCAATTCGGTTTGGGTCGAGATTCCTTCCCGGAACCGAATGTCGGCGATTTGATAGGCCCGGGTCGCCTGGGCGGCGGTCCCTTCGCTGGCTTGCCAATTGGCGGCGGCCGCCTCGAGTTGGGAGAGGGCGTTTCGTCCGTCGAGTTCGGCGGCCTCGGCTACTTGCTGTTTCCGGAGCCGGGCCTCGTCGAGGCCGGCCTTGGCCAGCACCCGGTCGCCCTTGAGCCGGCCCCCAGTGAAGATCGGGACCTGGATGCCTAACGCCAATCGCCAATCGG encodes:
- a CDS encoding xanthine dehydrogenase family protein molybdopterin-binding subunit produces the protein MERREFIRVAAGVGAGLTLAVSLDGCSEPAPSSTAAFAPNAWIRIGPDGVVTVMVDRSEMGQGISTALPMLVAEELDADWGLVRYQFAPANEAYYNPIMKIQATGGSTSVRAAWGPLRQAGATARAMLIGAAAAEWKVRPEECGTEAGFVVHAGSGRRAGYGALVEAAAGLPVPAAVTLKKSSEFRLIGQPLRRLDLLDKVTGRAVFGSDAGPRDALVAVIARSPTLGGKLVTYDPIGALAVPGVKQVFPTTSGVAVVATTFWAARTGRNALKVLWNEGAAAALSDATISEELDTLIASGGRLAESAGDLASVVPATLLEAVFDVPYLAHATMEPMNCTADVRADGVTVWAPTQFQAAPSFMAGGGARGVAASIAGVPVDQVEIHTTHLGGGFGRRSEVDFVREAVEVSKSVKAPVRVVWTREDDMQHDFFRPIARHAIAAGLDATGAPVLWRHIVASPSIFAKFLPSVVPEWMAHLAGPLKGGVDQSAMEGAVDMAYPVPNREFRYAEARFPVPVGYWRSVGHTHTAFAVECMIDELAAAAGRDPVAFRRLLLADAPRHRAVLDLAAEQSGWGTPLPAGRFRGVAVHESFGSWVAQVAEVSVTGSVVRVHRVVCAVDCGTVVNPDTVRAQMEGGIVYGLTAALKGRISIQGGKVKQTNFHDYPMLRMSEMPVIDVHIVSSPFDPGGVGEPATPPIAPAVANAVFAATGRRVRSLPITVLPAT
- a CDS encoding ABC transporter ATP-binding protein; translation: MNPPPKKKKVDYKAAWPEAKALIWKHRHRIALGMGLMLISRVVGLVLPASPKVLIDYVLVPTGVAGVWARLLPPDHGDRLWLIAAAVAVATLIQSITSFALTRILGVAAQRAITDMRRSVMEHVVRLPIRAFDATQTGQLVSRIMNDAEGIRNLVGTGLVQITGGLVTAVIVLGVLFALNWQLTAVTLIVLLLFGGGMALAFTRLRPLFRERGKLNADVTGRLTETLGGIRVVKSYVAERREEWVFTKGVHKMFRNVATTMTGVSAVGAGSALVVGVIGALMIVVGGGSVLAGRMTIGDYFTYALFTGMMAFPLVQLASIGTQFSEAFAGLDRIRELKSMATEDDEDAERSPIGAITGRVAFEDVWFEYNPGVPVLRGISFQVPTGTTTALVGSSGSGKSTLMGLVMAFNRPTKGRITIDGQDLAGLKLRDYRAHLGIVLQDNFLFDGTVADNIRFSRPDAKREDVIQVSKIAHCDEFIQGFADQYDTIVGERGVRLSGGQRQRVAIARAILAEPSILLLDEATSSLDSESEALIQSGLKALRTGRTTFVIAHRMSTIISADQILVIEGGQIVERGTHTELLAAGGRYLQLYEKQHRIEQDRFTNPGEELVADREPAVATSGAAKAAPA
- a CDS encoding efflux RND transporter permease subunit, which produces MLVLTVGTFFAAFTLPSKGLLALLGALIGVSIAAWAAGRAAWPTKILGTAVGIGISVALVQVAPTYKKVGFGFFPIDDRSEFNIKVETPPGSSLLYTRQKAGMVERIARSVPEVRYTYSTIGDGATGSVDAGTIFVRLTPKKDRDRSADDIAAVVRDSVKATTGFTTSVYTSDFNGGRKQLALNIRGEDGAVLNAVAEQVKSIVAQVPNVVDLSLSTKGQKPEVNVELNRGLAGSLGVTVGQVALSIRPAFAGIDAGDWVDPSGETRDVRIRLAPEYRERITDLAQLPLVVAGPNGPVTIPLGQVAEIRQSIGPAVINHLNRDNNVAVEWNVAGRSTGEVMADAQVKLQALDLPPGVEIATGGDQEGQDEAFGSIFFALGVAVLLMYLVLVMQFGSFLDPLAIMASLPLSLIGVFLSLSLANYTINIMSLIGVILLMGIVAKNAILLIDFAKWAQEEKGLSIRDALIEAGGIRLRPIMMTTVALIAGMIPIALGTGEGSQFRSPLGVAIIGGVITSTLLTLLVVPTFYEVLHETRARFFGAKKAAHRNLDPAAAPPLAPKHTP
- a CDS encoding efflux RND transporter periplasmic adaptor subunit, yielding MRFPVLLRSTMVTIAVTALAGCGKAGAGDSAYTEAAPVLLGPEDLFVAESRTLQNGPAISGTLTAARSATIRAEVPGIVVEALADEGQAVRVGQALGRLNDDAIRDQVLSAQTGLRTATEALVVARRNVERSGKLAQAGAVAERELEQSRWSVMNAEGAEAEATARLASAKKQLGYTRIRSPLNGIVSERNVNAGDNVSAGNPLFSVVDPSSLRLEAQVPVAAVGRLTVGTPVGFTIDGYGDRTFDGKISRINPAVDPATRQVRITVTLPNQAGRLVAGVFAQGRVAVESRTGLVVPSSAVDRRGIRPTVTRIHGGMAQRLEVALGIEDQTIDRIEITSGLAVGDTVVIGSARGLQSGTKVRPSAPAERAGSN